One window of Pandoraea oxalativorans genomic DNA carries:
- a CDS encoding transposase encodes MKQTYSVEFKEQALSKVLRRGSRTVGAVADELNVNVLTLRKWMRGAAAANRSSGSAHAKRPEDWSLEERLMALQESHGLVDEALHGWCRERGLFAHHLAQWRAQFCAAGRNGDSRRESAQEVRVLKQANVELQRELKRKEKALAEAAALLVLQKKYRALLGDEAE; translated from the coding sequence GTGAAACAAACGTATTCTGTCGAGTTCAAGGAGCAAGCGCTGTCGAAGGTCCTGCGGCGTGGGAGCCGCACGGTTGGCGCGGTGGCCGACGAATTGAACGTGAACGTACTGACATTGAGGAAATGGATGAGAGGCGCCGCTGCCGCGAATCGGAGCTCGGGCTCTGCACACGCAAAACGACCGGAAGATTGGTCGCTGGAGGAACGGCTAATGGCCTTGCAGGAGAGCCATGGTCTGGTCGACGAAGCCTTGCATGGCTGGTGCCGGGAGCGCGGCTTGTTTGCGCATCATCTCGCGCAGTGGCGAGCGCAGTTCTGTGCCGCGGGCAGAAACGGTGATAGCCGGCGCGAAAGCGCCCAAGAGGTGCGGGTTCTGAAGCAGGCCAATGTTGAACTGCAGCGCGAGTTGAAGCGCAAGGAGAAGGCGCTGGCTGAGGCTGCGGCGCTACTGGTGCTGCAAAAAAAGTACCGTGCGCTGCTCGGGGACGAGGCCGAATGA
- a CDS encoding IS110 family transposase, whose amino-acid sequence MFYLGIDVAKAKLDCCLLDMTNGKRSTKVVANSRAGLTDLLGWLGKRHTEPSHVHVALEGTGWS is encoded by the coding sequence ATGTTCTACCTCGGTATTGATGTTGCCAAAGCCAAGCTGGATTGCTGCCTGCTGGACATGACAAACGGCAAGCGTAGTACGAAGGTTGTTGCCAATAGCCGCGCCGGCCTAACCGATCTGTTGGGCTGGTTGGGCAAGAGACACACCGAGCCGAGCCACGTACATGTCGCGCTCGAAGGTACCGGCTGGAGTTGA
- a CDS encoding IS3 family transposase (programmed frameshift) — protein MEVLTGPERRRRWTAEQKLSMVRESFEPGKSVSMVARHYGVNPNQLFHWRKLYQDGSLSAVKAGEEVVPASELADALKQIRELQRMLGKKTMENEILREAVEYSRGKKMDSALALAAGGRPVKLVCEVLGVSRSNVSARLSRPATWRDGRQSRPTDDETVVEEIRRVVGDLPSYGYRRVWGTLRNERVAVGLAPFNAKRIYRIMRTHGLLTQRRPIAPRAHRRHDGKVAVARSNQRWCSDGFEFRCDNGEPLRVTFALDCCDREAMSWAATTAGHSGDIVRDVMLAAVENRFGNEVHTPSEIEWLSDNGSGYTADDTRRFAMNIGLKPLTTPVCSPQSNGMAESFVKTMKRDYVAFMPKPDAATAAHNLAIAFEHYNEKHPHSALKYRSPREFRRSMDSATLV, from the exons ATGGAAGTGTTGACGGGCCCAGAGCGCCGGCGTCGCTGGACGGCGGAGCAGAAACTGTCGATGGTTCGCGAGAGTTTCGAACCGGGAAAATCGGTTTCAATGGTCGCGCGCCATTACGGCGTGAACCCGAACCAGCTATTCCACTGGCGCAAGCTGTACCAGGACGGTAGCCTGTCAGCGGTCAAGGCTGGCGAAGAAGTGGTTCCGGCATCGGAGTTGGCTGATGCGCTCAAGCAGATTCGCGAGCTGCAACGGATGCTCGGCAAAAAAACAATGGAGAACGAGATTCTCCGGGAAGCAGTTGAATACAGCCGAG GCAAAAAAATGGATAGCGCACTCGCCCTTGCTGCCGGAGGACGGCCAGTGAAACTGGTCTGTGAAGTTCTCGGCGTGTCGCGCTCGAACGTATCGGCACGACTGTCGCGTCCGGCGACGTGGCGCGATGGCCGGCAATCAAGGCCGACCGACGACGAAACTGTAGTCGAGGAAATCCGCCGTGTCGTCGGCGATTTGCCCAGCTATGGCTACCGGCGGGTTTGGGGCACGTTGCGCAACGAGCGCGTTGCAGTTGGACTGGCGCCGTTCAATGCCAAGCGCATTTATCGCATCATGCGAACGCATGGGCTGCTGACGCAGCGCCGACCGATTGCGCCGCGAGCCCACCGTCGACATGATGGCAAAGTGGCCGTCGCGCGCAGCAATCAGCGATGGTGCTCGGACGGCTTCGAGTTCCGCTGCGACAACGGCGAGCCGCTGCGTGTGACGTTTGCGCTGGATTGCTGCGACCGAGAAGCGATGAGCTGGGCGGCGACGACAGCAGGCCACAGCGGCGACATTGTGCGCGACGTGATGCTGGCCGCAGTGGAAAATCGGTTCGGCAACGAGGTGCATACGCCGTCCGAAATCGAGTGGCTGAGCGACAATGGTTCGGGCTATACGGCTGACGATACGCGCCGGTTTGCGATGAACATCGGACTAAAGCCATTGACCACGCCCGTGTGCAGTCCGCAAAGTAACGGCATGGCCGAGAGCTTCGTGAAAACGATGAAGCGCGACTACGTCGCCTTCATGCCGAAGCCGGATGCTGCAACCGCTGCTCACAATCTGGCCATTGCATTTGAGCATTACAACGAGAAGCACCCCCATAGCGCGCTGAAATACCGCTCGCCTCGCGAGTTCCGGCGCTCGATGGATTCAGCAACCTTAGTGTGA
- a CDS encoding IS110 family transposase — protein sequence MSGVSWGRSTGVYHEMAACGLHDAGLSVSVVNPAQVRAFATGMGVRTKNDMVDSHVLARFAMHAQPMRWSPPAPEARILQALMARREALAQDLQRERNRHEKAEITAPTALVLHSILETIEFLERHLASLQREIDDHIAAHPGLSRLLKYPSPMCGGAFGCGDVSVRFLTI from the coding sequence GTGTCCGGTGTTTCATGGGGCCGCTCCACCGGCGTCTATCACGAGATGGCCGCGTGTGGCCTGCACGATGCCGGGCTCTCCGTGTCTGTCGTTAATCCTGCGCAGGTGCGTGCTTTTGCGACGGGAATGGGCGTGCGCACGAAGAACGACATGGTAGACAGCCACGTGTTAGCGCGCTTTGCGATGCACGCACAGCCAATGCGCTGGAGTCCTCCAGCGCCCGAGGCTCGCATACTTCAAGCACTGATGGCGCGCCGTGAAGCGCTTGCACAAGATCTTCAGCGTGAGCGCAACCGGCATGAGAAAGCGGAAATCACGGCTCCAACGGCGCTAGTCCTGCATTCGATTCTCGAGACGATCGAGTTTTTGGAGCGCCATTTAGCCAGCCTGCAACGCGAGATCGATGATCACATTGCTGCCCATCCGGGCCTTAGCAGGCTGTTGAAATACCCCTCGCCGATGTGCGGCGGGGCCTTCGGATGTGGCGATGTGTCGGTTCGGTTCTTGACGATTTAA
- a CDS encoding IS5 family transposase, producing the protein MRGADSYTESMFTVTTLDNFVPANHPLRPIRNWLNDALKRMDPVFRRMYESDAKGGRPSIAPEKLIRALLLQVLYSIRSERMLMEQISYNMLFRWFVGLAMDDAVWDHSTFSKNRERLLVHDVIVSLFNETVETAHARGHLSGEHFSVDGTLIQAWAGHKSFVRKDKSDDDTPPEGGSRQRENWHGEKRSNETHESSTDSEARLFRKSRGTGAVLCYLGHVLTDNRHGLVVNAQVTQASGTAERDAATHMLADAAFLADSPITVGADKNYDTAGFVASCRENRVTPHVAQNDGRAGGSAIDGRTTRWPGYAISQRKRKCIEQVFGWGKTVGRIRQAMYRGRERIEQLFVLTQAAYNLTRMRTLAAKAA; encoded by the coding sequence ATGCGCGGAGCGGACAGCTACACCGAGTCGATGTTCACAGTGACGACGCTGGATAACTTTGTGCCAGCGAACCACCCGTTGCGGCCGATTCGGAACTGGCTGAACGACGCGCTCAAGCGCATGGACCCCGTGTTTAGGCGCATGTACGAGAGCGACGCGAAAGGCGGCCGGCCAAGCATCGCACCTGAGAAGCTCATTCGTGCGCTGTTGCTGCAAGTGCTGTATTCAATTCGCAGCGAACGCATGCTGATGGAGCAAATCTCCTACAACATGCTGTTCCGCTGGTTCGTCGGCTTGGCGATGGACGATGCCGTGTGGGACCACTCGACGTTCAGTAAGAACCGCGAGCGCTTGCTGGTTCACGACGTCATCGTCAGTTTGTTTAACGAAACGGTTGAGACTGCGCACGCGCGTGGCCACCTCTCGGGCGAGCATTTCAGCGTGGACGGCACGCTGATTCAGGCTTGGGCGGGACACAAGAGCTTCGTGCGCAAAGACAAATCAGACGACGACACACCGCCTGAGGGCGGCAGTCGCCAGCGCGAGAACTGGCACGGCGAGAAACGCAGCAACGAGACGCATGAATCGAGCACGGACAGCGAGGCGCGCTTGTTTCGCAAGAGTCGCGGCACCGGCGCGGTGCTTTGCTATTTGGGGCATGTGCTGACCGATAACCGGCATGGCCTGGTTGTCAACGCCCAGGTCACGCAGGCGAGCGGCACGGCCGAGCGCGACGCTGCGACCCATATGCTCGCCGATGCGGCGTTTCTTGCCGACAGCCCCATCACCGTTGGCGCTGACAAGAACTACGACACGGCAGGCTTTGTGGCGTCGTGCCGCGAAAATCGTGTCACGCCGCATGTGGCGCAAAACGACGGCCGAGCCGGCGGCTCGGCAATCGACGGGCGCACAACGCGTTGGCCCGGTTACGCCATCAGTCAGCGCAAGCGCAAGTGCATCGAGCAGGTCTTTGGCTGGGGCAAGACGGTAGGCCGAATTCGGCAAGCGATGTATCGCGGCCGCGAGCGAATCGAACAGCTCTTTGTGTTGACGCAGGCGGCCTATAACCTGACTCGCATGCGTACGCTCGCTGCGAAGGCGGCATAG
- a CDS encoding DUF6088 family protein — protein MSDLKSNILAAINLASSSHVWTPADFARLGKRDAVDKTLQRLSSDGTLRRIDRGLYDRPRLNSLTAKPTVPDYREIVDAIARRDQLRILVDGLTAANDLGFTNVVPAKVVVYTDVRRRNIQLGNLTIQFKQAAPSRLYWAGRPAMRLVQALRWLRDTVPHESWGIDNRIRSILTDPTHGQEIAHDLVDGFHTLPGWMQKLLAPYLSTSFRERQMHPQENPHSPSSAT, from the coding sequence ATGTCCGATCTGAAATCCAATATCCTCGCCGCGATCAATCTGGCCTCGTCGTCCCACGTGTGGACCCCGGCCGACTTCGCTCGTCTGGGTAAGCGGGACGCCGTCGACAAGACGTTGCAACGCTTGAGCAGCGACGGCACGCTACGCCGGATTGATCGTGGACTGTATGACCGGCCCCGCCTGAACTCTCTGACCGCAAAGCCGACCGTTCCAGATTATCGGGAGATAGTCGATGCGATCGCGCGCCGCGACCAGCTGCGCATTCTTGTCGATGGTCTGACGGCTGCCAATGACCTTGGCTTCACCAATGTGGTGCCGGCCAAGGTCGTGGTCTATACCGACGTCCGCCGGCGCAACATCCAGCTCGGCAATCTGACCATTCAGTTCAAGCAAGCCGCGCCGAGCCGACTCTACTGGGCTGGTCGTCCGGCAATGCGGCTCGTGCAAGCGCTTCGCTGGCTCCGTGATACCGTCCCGCACGAATCCTGGGGAATCGACAACCGCATTCGCTCGATTCTGACGGATCCGACGCACGGCCAAGAAATCGCGCACGACCTGGTGGATGGCTTTCACACCCTTCCCGGTTGGATGCAGAAGCTACTCGCACCATACCTCTCGACGTCATTTCGCGAGCGGCAGATGCATCCACAAGAAAACCCACATTCTCCTTCGAGCGCCACGTGA
- a CDS encoding DUF2971 domain-containing protein, with translation MTLPDILYKYTSPKSALAVLESSRLRWAAPHTFNDIGEYQRMPCFEPSIADSYEAYVDRILDVAYGIKASEEVSLSEGAKALLHVCRMRAAQGTKRSWSKALVLQDRAADPDGVLAKGLRAFFQSPAGKTHLVLCLTGDPSNEVMWGTYAGEHAGCVLGFRHLPERGTPLLGAKPVVYTNHPYVSGSGLDFLLFGQSPAHLTAAREAVWYTKTPRWSYEEEWRVVTARELPADTEFQHFLFYPEELESITFCARAASDFVEQVRAIQREKYPHSRLFHMTADAGCWARTVVS, from the coding sequence ATGACACTCCCTGACATCCTGTACAAATACACGTCACCGAAATCAGCGCTTGCTGTCCTGGAAAGCTCCAGGTTGCGCTGGGCAGCGCCTCACACGTTCAACGATATCGGTGAGTATCAGCGCATGCCGTGTTTCGAGCCCAGCATCGCCGACTCCTACGAAGCATACGTTGATCGGATCCTTGATGTCGCTTATGGCATCAAGGCGTCTGAGGAGGTAAGCCTGTCGGAAGGTGCGAAAGCGCTGCTGCATGTCTGTCGGATGCGGGCGGCGCAGGGCACGAAGAGAAGCTGGTCGAAGGCCTTAGTATTGCAAGATCGCGCCGCGGACCCTGACGGTGTGCTCGCAAAAGGCCTCCGAGCGTTTTTTCAGTCTCCGGCGGGTAAGACGCATCTCGTGCTATGCCTGACGGGGGACCCGTCGAACGAAGTCATGTGGGGCACTTACGCCGGCGAGCACGCCGGTTGCGTCCTCGGCTTCAGGCACCTGCCTGAACGCGGCACGCCGCTGCTCGGGGCCAAGCCTGTCGTGTACACCAACCATCCCTATGTTTCGGGCTCCGGCCTCGACTTCTTGCTCTTCGGACAAAGCCCGGCGCACCTCACAGCAGCCAGGGAGGCGGTCTGGTACACGAAAACACCTCGGTGGTCCTATGAGGAAGAATGGCGCGTCGTTACGGCGCGCGAACTGCCCGCCGATACCGAGTTCCAGCATTTCCTCTTCTATCCGGAAGAGCTAGAGTCGATTACCTTTTGCGCGCGAGCAGCTTCGGATTTCGTCGAGCAGGTTAGGGCGATTCAACGGGAGAAGTATCCGCATAGCCGCCTCTTTCACATGACCGCCGATGCCGGATGTTGGGCTCGCACAGTCGTCTCATAG
- a CDS encoding IS3 family transposase, with product MDRRTLRHHGPRDKLGAEERAELLSVANSAEFGHLPPSQIGPRLADQQRYIASESTFYRVLKAEKQLAHRRSERPARARSKPRAVCAYAPNQLYSCDITYLPTTVRGQYFYLYLFLDVFSRKIVGWQVYAQESGVLVGEVLKDWCAREAIQPNQATLHSDNGGPMKGATTLATFQALGVTPSLSRPGVSNDNPYSESLFKTLKYRPTYPLGAFDTLLAARTRVGALVRWYHHGHRHSATRFVTPAQRHAKLDQDIPDRRAALYEAARQRHPLRWKGPTRNWQRVDAVHLNPDRIDHQDVAAQRRSQQRTAA from the coding sequence GTGGACAGGCGCACGTTAAGACACCACGGGCCGCGCGATAAGCTAGGCGCCGAGGAGCGCGCCGAGCTTCTGTCGGTGGCGAATTCGGCCGAATTTGGTCATCTGCCGCCCAGCCAGATTGGGCCGCGACTGGCAGACCAGCAGCGCTATATCGCCTCGGAGTCGACCTTCTACCGGGTTCTGAAGGCCGAGAAGCAACTCGCCCACCGGCGCAGCGAACGGCCGGCCCGGGCCCGCAGCAAACCGCGTGCGGTTTGCGCCTACGCGCCTAACCAGTTGTACAGCTGCGACATCACGTACCTGCCCACGACGGTGCGCGGGCAGTATTTCTATCTGTACCTGTTTCTGGACGTGTTCAGCCGCAAGATCGTTGGTTGGCAGGTCTATGCGCAGGAAAGCGGCGTACTGGTTGGCGAAGTCCTCAAGGACTGGTGCGCGCGCGAAGCGATACAGCCCAATCAGGCGACTCTGCATTCGGATAACGGCGGCCCGATGAAAGGTGCGACGACGCTCGCCACCTTCCAGGCGCTGGGCGTCACGCCCTCGCTCAGCCGTCCGGGCGTGAGCAACGACAACCCATATTCTGAGTCGTTGTTCAAGACCCTGAAGTACCGGCCGACTTACCCGCTGGGGGCATTTGACACCCTGCTCGCAGCACGCACCCGGGTGGGCGCGCTGGTGCGCTGGTACCACCACGGGCATCGTCACAGCGCGACCCGGTTCGTGACGCCGGCGCAGCGCCATGCCAAGCTCGATCAGGACATTCCGGATCGACGTGCGGCGCTTTATGAGGCCGCCCGGCAACGCCATCCGCTGCGCTGGAAAGGCCCGACGCGCAACTGGCAGCGCGTCGATGCTGTGCACCTGAACCCGGATCGCATCGACCACCAGGACGTCGCCGCGCAACGCCGTAGCCAGCAGAGAACGGCCGCCTGA
- a CDS encoding transposase: MKQTYSVEFKAQALSKVLQRGSRTVGAVADELNVNVLTLRKRTRGASATNRSPSSADPRRPKDWSREERLMALQESHGLVDEALHGWSRERGLFAHHLAQWRADFCAGGAAVSRRESAQEVRDLKQANVELQRELKRKEKAPAEAAAPLVLQKKYRALLGDEAE; encoded by the coding sequence GTGAAACAAACGTATTCTGTTGAGTTCAAGGCGCAGGCGCTGTCGAAGGTTCTGCAGCGCGGGAGCCGCACGGTTGGAGCGGTGGCCGACGAATTGAACGTCAACGTACTGACATTAAGGAAAAGGACGAGAGGCGCCAGCGCCACGAACCGGAGCCCGAGCTCTGCAGACCCACGACGACCGAAAGACTGGTCGCGGGAGGAACGGCTGATGGCCTTGCAGGAGAGCCACGGGCTGGTCGACGAAGCCTTGCATGGCTGGTCTCGGGAGCGCGGCTTGTTTGCGCATCATCTGGCGCAGTGGCGTGCGGATTTTTGCGCCGGTGGGGCCGCCGTCAGCCGGCGCGAGAGCGCGCAAGAAGTGCGCGATCTGAAGCAGGCCAATGTCGAGCTGCAGCGCGAGTTGAAACGCAAGGAGAAGGCGCCGGCGGAAGCTGCGGCGCCGCTGGTGCTGCAAAAAAAGTACCGTGCGCTGCTCGGGGACGAGGCCGAATGA
- a CDS encoding IS3 family transposase (programmed frameshift): MKKSRFTDSQILEALKRAEAGLAVPELCRELGISSATFYKWRSKYGGMDASMMSRMKELEAENTRLRKMYIEEKLKAEIASEAPAKKVLKPSRRREMAKQVVQQRRVSIRVACAVLGISESCYRYAAKLNTENEEIADWLLRITGCHRNWGFLLCYFYLRNVKGFGWNHKRIYRIYRELELNLRIKPKKRLVRETPQPLSVPEAINEVWSMDFMHDQLVDGRSIRTLNVIDDFNREALGIEVDFSLPSERVIRTLKQHMEWRGKPKVIRCDNGPEYLSAAIVTWTQKQGIRLEYIEPGKPQQNAYIERFNRTARYEWLSQYLWEDLEQVREAAADWMWIYNHERPNMALGGFTPKQRLAMVA; encoded by the exons ATGAAGAAGTCGAGATTCACGGACAGCCAGATACTGGAGGCGCTCAAGCGCGCGGAGGCTGGGCTGGCGGTGCCGGAGCTGTGCCGAGAACTGGGCATCAGTTCGGCAACGTTTTATAAGTGGCGCTCGAAGTACGGCGGCATGGACGCGTCGATGATGTCGCGCATGAAGGAGCTGGAGGCGGAGAATACCCGGCTTCGCAAGATGTACATCGAGGAGAAGCTCAAGGCTGAGATTGCCTCGGAGGCCC CTGCAAAAAAAGTTCTGAAGCCATCTCGTCGGCGCGAGATGGCAAAGCAAGTTGTGCAACAGCGGCGCGTGTCAATTCGTGTGGCGTGCGCGGTGCTCGGCATCAGCGAGTCGTGCTACCGGTACGCGGCGAAGTTGAACACGGAGAACGAAGAGATTGCCGACTGGCTACTGCGTATTACGGGCTGCCATCGCAACTGGGGTTTTCTGCTGTGCTACTTCTACCTGCGTAATGTGAAGGGATTCGGCTGGAACCACAAGCGCATTTACCGAATTTACCGGGAGCTGGAGCTGAACCTGCGCATCAAGCCGAAAAAGCGGCTGGTGCGCGAAACGCCGCAGCCGCTATCGGTACCGGAGGCCATCAATGAAGTGTGGTCGATGGACTTCATGCATGACCAACTGGTTGACGGGCGCAGTATCCGGACGCTGAACGTGATTGATGATTTCAACCGCGAGGCGCTGGGCATCGAGGTGGATTTCTCGTTGCCATCCGAGCGGGTGATTCGCACGCTGAAGCAGCATATGGAATGGCGAGGCAAGCCGAAGGTCATCCGGTGCGACAACGGCCCGGAATATTTGAGTGCGGCCATCGTGACATGGACGCAGAAGCAAGGCATCCGGCTGGAATACATCGAGCCGGGCAAGCCGCAGCAGAATGCGTATATCGAACGGTTCAACCGGACTGCGCGATACGAATGGCTGTCGCAGTACCTGTGGGAGGACCTGGAGCAGGTTCGCGAAGCGGCGGCCGACTGGATGTGGATTTACAATCACGAGCGCCCGAATATGGCATTGGGCGGTTTTACCCCGAAGCAGCGGCTTGCCATGGTCGCTTAG
- a CDS encoding IS3 family transposase (programmed frameshift), which produces MKQTYSVEFKEQALSKVLRRGSRTVGAVADELNVNVLTLRKWMRGAAAANRSSGSAHAKRPEDWSLEERLMALQESHGLVDEALHGWCRERGLFAHHLAQWRAQFCAAGRNGDSRRESAQEVRVLKQANVELQRELKRKEKALAEAAALLVLQKKLPCAARGRGRMTSSEQRKVLIGLITEATRAGARQARACVILGLSARTVQRWQRGEPDAVDRRTLRHHEPRHKLSAEERAELLAVANSAELGHLPPSQIVPRLADQQRYIASESTFYRVLKAEKQLAHRRSERPAQAHSKPRAVCARAPNQLYSWDITYLPSTVRGQYFYLYLFLDVFSRKIVGWQVYAQESSALASEVLKDLCAREAIPPDQVILHSDNGGPMKGATMLATLQTLGVMHSLSRPGVSNDNPYSESLFKTLKYRPTYPLRAFDTLLAARTWVGALVRWYNEEHRHSAIRFVTPAQRHANLDQTILDRRAALYEAARQRHPLRWKGRTRNWQRVDAVHLNPDRIDHQDVAAQRRSQERKAA; this is translated from the exons GTGAAACAAACGTATTCTGTCGAGTTCAAGGAGCAAGCGCTGTCGAAGGTCCTGCGGCGTGGGAGCCGCACGGTTGGCGCGGTGGCCGACGAATTGAACGTGAACGTACTGACATTGAGGAAATGGATGAGAGGCGCCGCTGCCGCGAATCGGAGCTCGGGCTCTGCACACGCAAAACGACCGGAAGATTGGTCGCTGGAGGAACGGCTAATGGCCTTGCAGGAGAGCCATGGTCTGGTCGACGAAGCCTTGCATGGCTGGTGCCGGGAGCGCGGCTTGTTTGCGCATCATCTCGCGCAGTGGCGAGCGCAGTTCTGTGCCGCGGGCAGAAACGGTGATAGCCGGCGCGAAAGCGCCCAAGAGGTGCGGGTTCTGAAGCAGGCCAATGTTGAACTGCAGCGCGAGTTGAAGCGCAAGGAGAAGGCGCTGGCTGAGGCTGCGGCGCTACTGGTGCTGCAAAAAAAGT TACCGTGCGCTGCTCGGGGACGAGGCCGAATGACGTCGTCTGAGCAGCGCAAAGTATTGATTGGTCTGATCACCGAGGCGACTCGGGCCGGGGCTCGCCAAGCACGCGCGTGCGTCATTCTGGGGCTCAGTGCCCGCACCGTTCAGCGCTGGCAGCGCGGCGAACCTGACGCAGTGGACCGGCGCACATTACGACACCACGAGCCGCGCCATAAGCTTAGCGCCGAGGAGCGCGCCGAGCTTCTGGCGGTGGCGAACTCGGCCGAATTGGGTCATCTGCCGCCCAGCCAGATCGTGCCGCGCTTGGCAGATCAGCAACGCTATATTGCCTCGGAATCGACTTTCTACCGGGTCCTGAAGGCCGAGAAGCAACTCGCCCACCGGCGCAGCGAACGGCCGGCCCAGGCCCATAGCAAGCCCCGTGCGGTGTGCGCGCGTGCGCCGAACCAGTTGTACAGCTGGGACATCACCTATCTGCCGAGCACGGTTCGCGGGCAGTATTTTTATCTGTACCTGTTTCTGGACGTGTTCAGCCGAAAGATCGTTGGTTGGCAGGTCTATGCGCAGGAAAGCAGCGCACTGGCCAGTGAAGTGCTCAAGGACCTGTGTGCGCGCGAAGCGATACCACCCGACCAGGTGATTCTGCATTCGGATAACGGCGGCCCGATGAAAGGTGCGACGATGCTCGCCACCCTCCAGACGCTGGGCGTCATGCACTCGCTCAGCCGCCCGGGCGTGAGCAACGACAACCCTTATTCTGAATCGTTGTTCAAGACCCTAAAGTACCGGCCGACTTACCCGCTGAGGGCATTTGACACCCTGCTCGCCGCACGCACCTGGGTGGGCGCGCTGGTGCGCTGGTATAACGAAGAGCACCGTCACAGCGCGATCCGGTTCGTGACGCCGGCGCAGCGCCATGCCAATCTCGACCAGACCATTTTGGATCGACGAGCAGCGCTTTATGAGGCCGCCCGGCAACGCCACCCGCTGCGCTGGAAAGGCCGCACGCGCAACTGGCAGCGCGTCGATGCTGTGCACCTGAACCCGGATCGCATCGACCACCAGGACGTCGCCGCACAGCGCCGTAGTCAGGAGAGAAAGGCCGCCTGA
- the tnpB gene encoding IS66 family insertion sequence element accessory protein TnpB (TnpB, as the term is used for proteins encoded by IS66 family insertion elements, is considered an accessory protein, since TnpC, encoded by a neighboring gene, is a DDE family transposase.): MIGVPLNARVWIAAGVTDMRCGFNSLAAKVESVLQKDPFSGHIFLFRGRRGDLLKALYWSDGGLCLLAKRLEKGRFAWPRADGGNFQASCRLHE, encoded by the coding sequence GTGATCGGCGTGCCATTGAACGCGCGCGTGTGGATTGCGGCCGGCGTCACGGATATGCGCTGCGGCTTTAATAGCCTGGCGGCCAAGGTCGAGTCGGTGCTGCAAAAGGACCCGTTCTCGGGGCACATCTTTCTGTTTCGTGGCCGGCGCGGTGATTTGCTCAAAGCGTTGTACTGGAGCGACGGCGGGCTGTGCCTGCTGGCAAAGCGGCTGGAGAAAGGCCGGTTTGCATGGCCACGGGCCGATGGCGGAAATTTTCAAGCTAGTTGTCGCCTCCACGAATAA
- the tnpA gene encoding IS66-like element accessory protein TnpA: MKQARRGRRVGSKNYTKEFRAAVVAQANDPTRSIAEVALAHGLNANMVAQWRRRSADERKASLVSNTTLLPVDVVDMPLESQANRHAASAGATPLLGVIEVQIGKALVRIDGPVDAQVLRTVLESLR, translated from the coding sequence ATGAAACAGGCCAGGCGCGGCAGACGAGTAGGCTCGAAGAATTACACGAAGGAGTTCCGGGCGGCGGTGGTTGCCCAAGCGAATGATCCGACCCGCTCAATTGCTGAGGTGGCGCTCGCCCACGGATTGAATGCCAACATGGTTGCCCAGTGGCGGAGAAGATCAGCGGATGAGCGAAAAGCATCTTTGGTGTCCAACACAACGCTGCTGCCGGTCGACGTGGTCGATATGCCGTTGGAAAGCCAGGCAAACCGTCATGCCGCGTCTGCGGGCGCAACGCCATTGTTGGGCGTGATTGAAGTGCAGATTGGCAAAGCGCTCGTCAGGATCGATGGCCCAGTTGATGCGCAAGTTTTACGCACGGTACTGGAGAGCCTTCGGTGA